One Caldicellulosiruptoraceae bacterium PP1 genomic window, TATGCCTGCTAAAATATTATTTGGACCTGGAAAATTGAATGAATTAAAACATGAAAATCTTCCTGGTAAAAAAGCTTTAATTGTTATTTCAGCTGGAGGTTCAATGAAGAAAAATGGCTATTTAGACAGATTAACTGACATACTAAAAAGCAAAAATATTGAGTATGTTGTTTTCGATAAAATACTCCCAAATCCAATAAAATCTCATGTTATGGAAGGTGCGAAACTTGCTAAAGAGGAATGCTGCGACTTTGTTATAGGTCTTGGTGGTGGTAGCAGTATTGATTCAGCAAAAAGTATTGCTGTTATGGCTAAAAATCCAGGTGATTATTGGGATTATATTGTTGGTGGTACCGGTAAAGGCATGATCCCACAAAATGGTGCTCTTCCAATAGTTGCAATTACAACTACTGCTGGAACAGGAACTGAAGCTGACCCTTGGACTGTAATTACCAATGAAGAAACTAATGAAAAAATTGGATATGGAAATCAAAATACTTTTCCTACTTTGTCTGTGGTTGACCCTGAACTTATGTTAAGTGTCCCAAAACATCTTACTGCTTATCAGGGTTTTGATGCCTTGTTCCATTCCACAGAAGGTTTTATTGCTAATATAGCAACACCTATAAGTGATGCCTATGCATTAAAAAGTATAGAGCTTATAGCAAAATATCTTCCTATTTGCGTTAAAGATGGTAATAACCTCGAAGCAAGAACACAAGTTGCTTTAGCAAATACTCTATCTGGTTTTGTTGAATCTACTTCAAGTTGTACATCTGAACATTCAATGGAACACGCATTAAGTGCTTATCATCCCGAACTCCCACATGGTGCAGGACTTATAATGTTATCTGAATCATACTATACTTTTTTTGCATCAAAGGTTCCTTATAGATTAACAGCTATGGCAAAAGCTATGGGTGTTGATGTAGATTCGTTACCACCAGAAGAGCGCCCAATGTCTTTTGTAAAAGCTTTAGTTCAGCTTCAAAAAGATTGCGAAGTATATGATTTGAAAATGTCTGACTATGGTATTAAAGAAGAAGATATCCCAATGTTAGCTGATAATGCAATAAAGACTATGGGAGGATTATTTGAAGTAGATCCATACAAATTGTCATTTGAAGAAACTGTTGAAATAATGAAAAATGCTTATAAATAAAATAGGTAGGGCAATCCTACCTATTTTTTTGTTCGTGCTCTAGTAGCCATTTTTTTCTATCCAAACCGCCTGCATAACCAATTAGTTTCCCGCTTGCTCCAATTACTCTATGGCAAGGAACAATAATACTAATCTTGTTATTACGATTTGCGTTGCCTACAGCTCTCATTGACTTTGGATTTCCTATCCTATTGGCCAATTCTTTATAAGATATTACAGTGCCATATGGTATTTTAGTAAGTTCATTCCATACCTTTTTCTGAAATTCAGTCCCCTCAAAATGAATATTTATATCAAAAGATTTTCTTGCTCCCAAAAAGTATTGTTCAAGCTGTGTTAAGACATTTCTTAAATAATCATTTTCTAATGTATTGTTTTTAATAGTTTCAACAAAATCAACAGATAATACACATTTATCATTACAAACAACTTCAATTGTACCAATTGGTGATGATATATAGCCTGTAAATATTTCCAAGACATTTTCCCCCTTTTACATTATTATTTTTATTATAACTCAGTTTTGCTTTTTTGAAGATAAAATATATAATAATAGTAGATAATAACAAAGGAGAATAATAAATGAGAAGTTTTGCAAGCGATAATAATGCTAAGGTACATCCTAAAATATTTGAAGCATTGCTAAAAGCAAATGAGGATTATGAAATATCATATGGTTATGACAAATATACTAAAAGAACTATTGAATTATTTAAAAACATCTTTGGTGATGATATTGAAATATACTTTGTATATAACGGAACTGGTGCTAATGTTTTAGGGTTATCTGCAATTACACAAAGTTATAATGCTATTATTTGTTCAAATCAAGCTCATATATATTCAGATGAATGCGGTGCTCCAGAAAAATTTACAGGTTGCAAAATAATTCCTGTTGATACTTCTGATGCTAAAATAGATGTGAAAAGTATAGAAAAACTTCTTATCTTAAAAGGAGTTGAGCATCATTCACAGCCAAAAGTTATTTCAATAACACAATCAACTGAGTTAGGAACAGTCTATACAATAGATGAATTATTTGAAATAACCCAATTTGCCCATAAAAATCAAATATTGGTTCATATGGATGGTGC contains:
- a CDS encoding methylated-DNA--[protein]-cysteine S-methyltransferase translates to MEIFTGYISSPIGTIEVVCNDKCVLSVDFVETIKNNTLENDYLRNVLTQLEQYFLGARKSFDINIHFEGTEFQKKVWNELTKIPYGTVISYKELANRIGNPKSMRAVGNANRNNKISIIVPCHRVIGASGKLIGYAGGLDRKKWLLEHEQKNR
- a CDS encoding low specificity L-threonine aldolase, which encodes MRSFASDNNAKVHPKIFEALLKANEDYEISYGYDKYTKRTIELFKNIFGDDIEIYFVYNGTGANVLGLSAITQSYNAIICSNQAHIYSDECGAPEKFTGCKIIPVDTSDAKIDVKSIEKLLILKGVEHHSQPKVISITQSTELGTVYTIDELFEITQFAHKNQILVHMDGARISNAAVSLNKSLKEITKDIGVDVLSFGGTKNGMMFGEAVIFFNKELAKDFKYIRKHGMQLHSKMRYISAQFEALLADNLWFENAKHANNMAKYLESKLKEIEGIIITQKVEANAVFAIFPKNIIPKLQEKYFFYVWDEEKNEVRLMTSFDTTKEDIDGFIDLIKELI
- a CDS encoding iron-containing alcohol dehydrogenase, whose translation is MKFNYYMPAKILFGPGKLNELKHENLPGKKALIVISAGGSMKKNGYLDRLTDILKSKNIEYVVFDKILPNPIKSHVMEGAKLAKEECCDFVIGLGGGSSIDSAKSIAVMAKNPGDYWDYIVGGTGKGMIPQNGALPIVAITTTAGTGTEADPWTVITNEETNEKIGYGNQNTFPTLSVVDPELMLSVPKHLTAYQGFDALFHSTEGFIANIATPISDAYALKSIELIAKYLPICVKDGNNLEARTQVALANTLSGFVESTSSCTSEHSMEHALSAYHPELPHGAGLIMLSESYYTFFASKVPYRLTAMAKAMGVDVDSLPPEERPMSFVKALVQLQKDCEVYDLKMSDYGIKEEDIPMLADNAIKTMGGLFEVDPYKLSFEETVEIMKNAYK